A genomic stretch from Amycolatopsis sp. 195334CR includes:
- a CDS encoding LysR family transcriptional regulator, with protein MQLDLNLLTALDALLEEGSVAGAAARLHVTAPAMSRSLGRIRKATGDEILVRTGRHMTPTTRAVAMRTEVHALVQQAHQLLSAQADLDLATLERVFTVRWHDALATACGTGLIAAVHREAPGVRLRLTAEPGDDTPELRRGEVDLASSAGPPSLPDLRHHLVGHDRLALAVRSDHPLAEGPVTAERYAAADHVTVSRRGRLRDRIDDALTALGHERRVIASAPTTATALQLARDTDLVVTLPEAVTRAARDQLGLTTLPLPLDLPEVPLHLLWHQRHHNDPAHVWLRETAIRTLEAVLALQ; from the coding sequence ATGCAACTGGATTTGAACCTGCTCACCGCGCTCGACGCGCTGCTGGAAGAGGGCAGCGTGGCCGGCGCCGCCGCCCGCCTCCACGTCACCGCACCGGCGATGAGCCGTTCGCTCGGCCGCATCCGCAAGGCCACCGGCGACGAGATCCTGGTCCGCACCGGCCGCCACATGACGCCCACCACCCGCGCGGTGGCCATGCGCACCGAGGTGCACGCCCTGGTGCAGCAGGCGCACCAGTTGCTGTCCGCTCAGGCGGACCTCGATCTGGCGACGCTGGAGCGGGTGTTCACCGTCCGCTGGCACGACGCCCTCGCCACCGCGTGCGGCACCGGCCTGATCGCCGCGGTCCACCGCGAGGCCCCCGGAGTCCGCCTGCGGCTGACCGCCGAACCCGGTGACGACACCCCCGAACTGCGCCGCGGCGAGGTCGACCTCGCCTCCAGCGCCGGCCCGCCGTCCCTGCCCGACCTCCGTCACCACCTCGTCGGCCACGACCGGCTCGCCCTCGCCGTCCGGTCGGACCACCCGCTCGCCGAAGGGCCCGTGACCGCCGAGCGGTACGCGGCGGCCGATCACGTCACCGTCTCCCGGCGCGGACGCCTGCGCGACCGGATCGACGACGCCCTCACCGCACTCGGTCACGAGCGCCGCGTCATCGCCTCCGCCCCCACCACGGCCACCGCGCTGCAACTCGCCCGGGACACCGACCTCGTGGTGACCCTGCCCGAGGCGGTTACCCGCGCCGCTCGCGACCAGCTCGGCCTGACCACGTTGCCGCTGCCGCTCGACCTCCCGGAAGTGCCCCTCCACCTGCTCTGGCACCAGCGCCACCACAACGATCCCGCCCACGTCTGGCTGCGTGAAACCGCCATCCGGACCCTCGAAGCCGTGCTCGCGCTCCAGTGA
- a CDS encoding inositol monophosphatase family protein, with amino-acid sequence MSTVMPADLDRTLLSAVTTAVRDAGATLRERYTTQARGVSLTEIVAEIHANDEAVLAVLREPLLRARPGSRWVEDELEGGALPPGEWWVADPAEGNINHVHGMPDWAVTATLVRDNQPVLTVVHLPLTGDTYTATAGGGAHHNGEPLVVSAKSDLGAALIGTGQARPGESTDSFRRIGESVTAMLTAGLVVRVSVPATLQLIHVAAGRMDAFWQFSDVRSGLVAGALLVTEAGGTVTDLDGKPWSAASGDFLAAAPGLHAAALDVLSF; translated from the coding sequence ATGAGCACAGTCATGCCCGCCGACCTCGACCGGACGCTCCTGTCCGCGGTGACCACCGCGGTGCGGGACGCCGGAGCCACCCTGCGGGAGCGCTACACGACACAGGCGCGAGGGGTGAGCCTGACGGAGATCGTCGCCGAGATCCACGCGAACGACGAGGCGGTCCTCGCCGTCCTGCGTGAGCCGCTGCTGCGGGCGCGGCCGGGTTCGCGGTGGGTGGAGGACGAACTGGAGGGCGGGGCGCTCCCGCCCGGCGAGTGGTGGGTCGCCGACCCGGCCGAGGGCAACATCAACCACGTGCACGGCATGCCGGACTGGGCCGTCACGGCCACCCTGGTCCGCGACAACCAGCCCGTGCTCACCGTCGTGCACCTCCCGCTGACCGGCGACACCTACACCGCCACCGCCGGCGGCGGCGCCCACCACAACGGCGAACCACTGGTGGTGTCGGCCAAGAGCGACCTGGGTGCCGCGCTGATCGGCACCGGCCAGGCCCGGCCAGGGGAGAGCACGGACTCCTTCCGCCGGATCGGCGAATCGGTCACCGCCATGCTCACCGCCGGCCTCGTCGTGCGGGTGTCCGTTCCGGCCACGCTGCAGCTCATCCACGTCGCCGCCGGGCGCATGGACGCCTTCTGGCAGTTCTCCGACGTCCGTTCCGGTCTCGTCGCCGGTGCCCTGCTGGTCACCGAGGCCGGCGGCACCGTCACCGACCTGGACGGCAAGCCCTGGAGCGCGGCCAGCGGCGACTTCCTCGCCGCCGCCCCCGGCCTCCACGCCGCCGCACTCGACGTCCTCTCTTTTTAG
- a CDS encoding NADPH-dependent F420 reductase, whose amino-acid sequence MTNIGILGAGRVGTSLAHALSSAGHDVTLGRRENGDEAGTAIRYADHATTARTADIVINATPGDSTLERLTGLRAELADKILIDVSNATRDDADGLPGALCYPGSSLAEQLQAALPGTQVVKTLNTMLFTVMTAPGALAVPPTAYLSGNDERARKTVAGLLGDLGWDSAWIEDLGDITTARATEAMILVVPHILRRNGFTPFAVSIAR is encoded by the coding sequence ATGACCAACATCGGCATCCTGGGCGCCGGTCGCGTCGGCACGAGCCTCGCCCACGCCCTGTCCTCGGCGGGCCACGACGTCACGCTCGGCCGCCGTGAGAACGGCGACGAGGCGGGCACGGCGATCCGTTACGCCGACCACGCCACCACCGCCCGCACCGCGGACATCGTGATCAACGCGACTCCCGGCGACAGCACGCTGGAGCGGCTCACCGGCCTGCGAGCCGAACTCGCGGACAAGATCCTTATCGACGTCTCCAACGCCACCCGCGACGACGCCGACGGCCTGCCCGGAGCCCTGTGCTATCCCGGCAGCAGCCTTGCCGAACAACTCCAGGCCGCCCTGCCCGGCACCCAGGTGGTCAAGACCCTCAACACCATGCTGTTCACGGTCATGACCGCGCCCGGGGCACTGGCCGTCCCGCCGACGGCGTACCTCTCCGGGAACGACGAGCGGGCCAGGAAAACCGTCGCCGGACTCCTCGGCGATCTGGGCTGGGACTCCGCATGGATCGAGGATCTCGGCGACATCACCACCGCCCGCGCCACCGAAGCGATGATCCTCGTTGTCCCGCATATCTTGCGCCGCAACGGTTTCACCCCCTTCGCCGTGTCCATCGCACGCTGA
- a CDS encoding GNAT family N-acetyltransferase, translated as MTTTVPVDVAELTEIKAYIDFATSAPATVQEALGLGVSRTGPAQALAVREDPSYFFNRAGGFGTGRPITADDLIPLCDFYREHGVAQGSLMIAPPLLPPDWAGTAAELGLTEGSRFVKLGRDLDTADAGIPALPADWRIGVVEAWQAHEWATVMQTTFGFTAPDLIEMAASFVGKENWRQYAVWDADRIVAVGSVFFHGECAHMFAGATHPDARGRGAQSALIAARLRAAAAEGCRWIVAETGAEGPGEHNPSLHNLLRAGFEPMYDRANWQWHA; from the coding sequence ATGACGACCACCGTGCCGGTCGATGTCGCCGAGCTGACCGAGATCAAGGCCTACATCGACTTCGCGACCAGCGCCCCGGCAACCGTCCAGGAGGCACTGGGCCTCGGCGTTTCGCGGACCGGACCAGCCCAGGCACTCGCCGTTCGCGAAGACCCGAGCTACTTCTTCAACCGGGCGGGCGGGTTCGGCACCGGCCGCCCGATCACCGCCGACGACCTGATCCCGCTCTGCGACTTCTACCGAGAACACGGTGTGGCGCAAGGATCTTTGATGATCGCGCCGCCCCTGCTGCCGCCCGACTGGGCCGGCACCGCCGCGGAACTGGGCCTCACCGAAGGCAGCCGGTTCGTCAAGCTCGGCCGCGACCTCGACACCGCGGACGCCGGGATTCCCGCGCTGCCCGCGGATTGGCGAATCGGCGTGGTCGAAGCCTGGCAGGCCCACGAATGGGCCACCGTCATGCAGACCACCTTCGGGTTCACCGCGCCGGACCTGATCGAGATGGCCGCGTCCTTCGTGGGCAAGGAGAACTGGCGGCAGTACGCGGTCTGGGACGCCGACCGGATCGTCGCGGTCGGGAGCGTCTTCTTCCACGGCGAATGCGCGCACATGTTCGCCGGAGCCACCCACCCGGACGCGCGTGGCCGCGGTGCGCAGTCCGCGCTGATCGCCGCCCGCCTCCGCGCCGCCGCGGCCGAGGGCTGCCGGTGGATCGTCGCGGAAACCGGTGCGGAAGGACCTGGCGAGCACAACCCGTCCTTGCACAACCTGCTGCGCGCCGGCTTCGAGCCGATGTACGACCGCGCCAACTGGCAGTGGCATGCGTGA
- a CDS encoding MerR family transcriptional regulator has translation MLSIGEFSRLTHLSVRTLRRYHEAALLEPAVVDETTGYRYYGLDQIPTAQVIHRLRELDVPLSDVQRILRTPDPGVRAALVADHLQRLEDVLDRTRTAVVSLRRLLRPDPAPIDVELRAEPARTVAAVEAVLGGRDVAAWFAGAMAELEAAVGAAATGPPGGCYDNALFEQERGHALVYLPTAAPPRTGRVHPAVLPAAELAVTTHVGEHDGVEVTYGELGTWVVENAMSVAGPVREVYVVGPRDSSDPAAWRTEIGWPVFRVT, from the coding sequence GTGCTGAGCATCGGGGAGTTCTCGCGGCTGACCCACTTGAGCGTGCGGACCTTGCGCCGGTACCACGAGGCGGCCCTGCTGGAACCCGCCGTGGTGGACGAGACCACGGGTTACCGCTACTACGGGCTCGACCAGATCCCGACCGCGCAGGTCATCCACCGGCTCCGCGAACTCGACGTCCCCCTGAGCGACGTGCAGCGGATCCTGCGGACCCCCGACCCCGGTGTCCGGGCGGCCCTGGTCGCGGACCACCTGCAACGCCTCGAGGACGTGCTCGACCGCACCCGGACCGCGGTCGTGTCGCTGCGGCGCCTGCTCCGGCCCGACCCCGCGCCGATCGACGTCGAGCTGCGTGCGGAGCCCGCCCGGACGGTCGCGGCGGTGGAGGCCGTGCTCGGAGGTCGCGACGTGGCGGCCTGGTTCGCCGGCGCGATGGCCGAACTGGAGGCGGCCGTCGGCGCCGCCGCGACCGGTCCGCCGGGCGGCTGCTACGACAACGCCCTTTTCGAACAGGAACGCGGTCACGCGCTCGTCTACCTGCCGACCGCCGCGCCGCCTCGCACCGGACGCGTGCACCCCGCGGTGCTGCCGGCCGCGGAACTGGCCGTCACCACCCACGTCGGCGAGCACGACGGCGTCGAGGTCACCTACGGCGAACTCGGGACCTGGGTGGTGGAGAACGCGATGTCGGTGGCCGGGCCGGTGCGGGAGGTCTACGTCGTCGGCCCTCGTGACTCAAGCGACCCCGCCGCGTGGCGCACCGAGATCGGCTGGCCGGTCTTCCGCGTCACCTGA
- a CDS encoding nuclear transport factor 2 family protein has product MTQHTDLPSELLPATVREFFAAHVVRDADTASSFLTEDAVVVDQDETFRGREQIHAFLGDAGSEFEYTTEQIGAHRVDDTHWVLTVRLEGDFPGGIAELDYRFTVRDDLIAELVIANHAA; this is encoded by the coding sequence ATGACACAGCACACCGATCTCCCGTCCGAGCTGCTCCCGGCCACCGTCCGCGAGTTCTTCGCCGCCCACGTCGTCCGCGACGCCGACACCGCCTCGTCGTTCCTCACCGAGGACGCGGTGGTCGTCGACCAGGACGAGACCTTCCGCGGCCGGGAGCAGATCCACGCGTTCCTGGGGGACGCCGGGTCCGAGTTCGAGTACACGACCGAACAGATCGGCGCCCACCGCGTCGACGACACCCACTGGGTGCTGACCGTGCGACTCGAAGGCGACTTCCCCGGCGGCATCGCCGAGCTCGACTACCGGTTCACGGTGCGGGACGACCTCATCGCCGAACTCGTCATCGCCAACCACGCGGCCTGA
- a CDS encoding SDR family NAD(P)-dependent oxidoreductase → MKTWFITGGTPGGFGLAYAEAALDQGDRVAVTVRRPAELLEWAEPYGDRVLVLELDVTDAQQVRAAVKAAEERFGGIDVLVNNAGRGWFGSIEGAPDETIRRTFDLNLFAVVDVVRAVLPGMRARGGGWIVNMSSVAGLVSAQGFGYYSAAKFAVEGLSETLRLEVEPFGVRVLVVEPGATRTKAFAGFQDQPVDEVVDAYVPMVESVKAAFVDHNGKQEGDPVRGVRAVISAMNAPVPPRRIVLGNSGYDVITAMHENALVELRANEKLSRSTDF, encoded by the coding sequence ATGAAGACCTGGTTCATCACTGGTGGGACGCCCGGAGGGTTCGGCCTGGCCTACGCCGAGGCCGCGCTGGACCAGGGCGATCGAGTCGCGGTGACCGTGCGTCGGCCTGCTGAGCTGCTGGAATGGGCTGAGCCTTATGGCGACCGCGTGCTGGTTCTGGAGCTCGACGTCACCGATGCCCAGCAGGTGCGTGCGGCGGTCAAGGCGGCGGAGGAGCGGTTCGGCGGAATCGACGTGCTCGTCAACAACGCGGGCCGCGGCTGGTTCGGCTCGATCGAAGGGGCCCCTGACGAGACGATCCGCCGCACCTTCGACCTCAACCTGTTCGCCGTGGTCGACGTGGTGCGTGCGGTCCTGCCGGGTATGCGGGCACGCGGCGGCGGCTGGATCGTGAACATGTCGTCGGTGGCGGGCCTCGTCAGCGCGCAGGGGTTCGGCTACTACTCGGCGGCGAAGTTCGCGGTCGAAGGACTGTCGGAGACGCTGCGGCTCGAGGTCGAGCCGTTCGGTGTGCGGGTGCTCGTCGTGGAGCCGGGAGCAACCCGCACCAAGGCCTTCGCCGGCTTCCAGGACCAGCCAGTCGACGAGGTCGTCGACGCTTACGTGCCGATGGTCGAGAGCGTCAAGGCGGCGTTCGTGGACCACAACGGCAAGCAAGAGGGCGATCCCGTGCGGGGAGTGCGGGCCGTGATCAGCGCGATGAACGCACCCGTTCCGCCGCGCCGGATCGTGCTCGGCAACTCCGGCTACGACGTCATCACCGCGATGCACGAGAACGCCCTCGTGGAGCTACGCGCCAACGAGAAGCTTTCACGCAGCACGGACTTCTAG